A stretch of Paludisphaera borealis DNA encodes these proteins:
- a CDS encoding efflux RND transporter permease subunit, whose amino-acid sequence MNGLIRASLRNPYAVTVFCLTLVMLGTVSVYMIPIDILPVFKSPAVQVLTFYSGMPAASIEKDITNRMERWVGQANGTSRQESRSIVGASIVRDFFRSGVDPNGALTQVNSLALAAVPNLPPGTLPPVVLPFDPTSITPVGIVAVDSPDGSQNESILYDVGRYEVRNMLMSIKGAVAPVVYGGKIRAVMAYLDRQRLQARGLSPLDVMNALDNYNVFLPTGDAKIGDVDYALDSNSMFDYPSDMGDIPLGSKIGNVSYLRDVATTKDASYIQTNVVRIDGRREVYIPVFRQLGSSTLAVVNNVKAKLDEFTSRLTRDGIELKLVMDQSIFVRQAISSLVQEGVLGAVLCSLTILLFLGQWRMTAIAVMTLPISVLSACILLFYAGQTINVMTLAGLTLAIGPMIDSAIICLENTHRHLGLGASSREAAYLGASEVALPELVSTLCTFLVLAPLALMPGMGEFLFMPLTLAVAFAMCSAYILSRTLVPACSAAWLSGHGHGQGHGHAEADSLGNASDGESRWLAARAFARWERMVDGMFEAYARVLEVVLRHRLLVIGVGYGALVLTLLVFWPIMRREFYPEVDAGAFEMYVRAPSGTRIERTEEKIAQIEELIKTTIPKHDLELFVSEIGVNADWSAAYTPNSGPMDAVIKVQLKEHRGKSAQEYVHIVRTAVANDSRFHNLDFGFDAGGLVRGAMNEGKSTPINIRITGKNQRTARSVAEQIRARCVKIDGIVDARIIQRLDYPEYVIEVNRAKAADLGLTQIDVMKNVVAAFNSSIQFNKKNFWIDPIGGNQYFVGVQYPEGDIKSIETLLNIPITSTDQRKAIPLRNLITLRKTTVPTEVTHDNIQPTIDLAMGVYGRDLGHISDDVTAVVDAFGVKQADGSWQPFDPSSSRKQLLKGSKIVLSGEYSRMQDTFRNLGFGLIGASVLIYFLMVGLDKSWVVPLTVMLIVPLCLVGILPALFFTGTAVNVQSLLGFIFVVGIKVANTVLMTDFAQELRHSESLTPTQAILKSASIRVKPVTMTAVAAFFALIPGALALERGSEANAPLARAILGGLLAGEPATLFVLPCLYSLLVRDRAGAHDGEGADDAAPNRDSDEFAVDVDEY is encoded by the coding sequence TTGAACGGCTTGATCCGTGCATCGCTCAGGAATCCCTACGCCGTGACCGTCTTTTGCCTGACGCTCGTCATGCTCGGAACGGTTTCGGTATACATGATCCCCATCGACATCCTGCCGGTGTTCAAGAGCCCGGCCGTGCAAGTTCTGACGTTCTACTCGGGAATGCCCGCGGCGAGCATTGAGAAGGACATCACCAACCGCATGGAACGCTGGGTCGGCCAGGCCAACGGCACGTCCCGGCAAGAGTCGCGGTCGATCGTCGGGGCGAGCATCGTCCGCGACTTCTTCCGTAGCGGCGTCGACCCCAACGGCGCACTGACCCAGGTCAACTCGCTGGCCCTGGCAGCGGTTCCAAACCTGCCGCCGGGCACTCTTCCCCCCGTGGTCCTGCCGTTCGACCCCACGAGCATCACGCCCGTCGGCATCGTCGCGGTCGACAGTCCCGACGGCTCGCAGAACGAATCGATCCTCTACGACGTGGGACGTTACGAAGTCCGGAACATGCTCATGAGCATCAAGGGCGCCGTGGCGCCGGTCGTCTACGGCGGGAAGATCCGGGCCGTGATGGCGTATCTCGACCGCCAGAGGCTTCAAGCTCGGGGGCTCTCGCCGCTGGACGTCATGAACGCGCTGGACAACTACAACGTCTTTCTCCCCACCGGCGACGCCAAGATCGGCGACGTCGATTACGCGCTCGATTCGAACTCGATGTTCGACTATCCCTCGGACATGGGAGACATCCCCCTCGGTTCCAAGATCGGCAACGTCTCCTACCTACGGGACGTGGCGACCACCAAGGACGCGTCGTACATTCAGACGAACGTGGTGCGGATCGACGGCCGCCGCGAAGTCTACATCCCCGTCTTCCGCCAGCTTGGCTCCAGCACCCTGGCCGTCGTCAACAATGTGAAGGCGAAGCTCGACGAATTCACCTCGCGACTGACCCGCGACGGGATCGAGCTCAAGTTGGTCATGGACCAGTCGATCTTCGTCCGCCAGGCGATCTCCAGCTTGGTCCAGGAAGGCGTGCTGGGAGCCGTCCTTTGCTCGCTGACCATCTTGCTGTTCCTCGGCCAGTGGCGAATGACCGCGATCGCCGTGATGACTCTGCCGATCTCGGTGCTCTCGGCGTGCATCCTGCTTTTCTACGCGGGCCAGACGATCAACGTCATGACACTGGCCGGCCTCACCCTCGCAATCGGGCCGATGATCGACAGCGCGATCATCTGTCTGGAAAACACGCATCGACACCTGGGCCTGGGGGCGAGTTCCAGGGAAGCCGCCTACCTCGGCGCCAGCGAAGTGGCGCTGCCCGAGTTGGTCTCAACCCTCTGCACGTTCTTGGTGCTCGCGCCGCTGGCTCTGATGCCCGGCATGGGCGAGTTCCTGTTCATGCCGCTGACTCTGGCGGTGGCGTTCGCCATGTGCTCGGCCTACATCCTCTCGCGGACGCTGGTCCCAGCCTGCAGCGCCGCATGGCTGAGCGGTCACGGCCACGGCCAGGGGCACGGGCACGCGGAAGCGGACTCCTTGGGGAACGCGAGCGACGGCGAGAGCCGATGGTTGGCGGCAAGGGCGTTCGCTCGCTGGGAACGGATGGTCGACGGGATGTTCGAGGCGTACGCCCGAGTTTTGGAAGTGGTCCTCAGGCATCGACTCCTCGTGATCGGCGTCGGTTACGGTGCGTTGGTCCTGACGCTGTTGGTCTTCTGGCCGATCATGCGCCGGGAGTTCTACCCCGAGGTGGACGCCGGGGCGTTCGAGATGTACGTCCGGGCTCCGAGCGGCACACGGATCGAGAGGACCGAGGAGAAGATCGCCCAGATCGAGGAACTCATCAAGACGACGATCCCCAAGCACGACCTGGAGCTGTTCGTCTCCGAGATCGGAGTCAACGCCGACTGGTCGGCGGCGTACACGCCCAACTCGGGACCGATGGACGCGGTGATCAAGGTCCAGCTCAAGGAACATCGCGGCAAGTCGGCGCAAGAATACGTGCATATCGTTCGAACCGCCGTGGCGAACGACTCGCGGTTCCACAACCTCGACTTCGGCTTCGACGCCGGCGGCCTGGTTCGCGGCGCCATGAACGAGGGCAAATCGACTCCCATCAACATCCGAATCACCGGCAAGAACCAGCGGACGGCGCGCAGCGTCGCCGAGCAGATTCGCGCGCGGTGCGTCAAGATCGACGGTATCGTCGACGCGCGGATCATCCAGCGGCTCGACTATCCGGAGTACGTGATCGAGGTGAACCGGGCCAAGGCGGCCGACCTGGGACTGACTCAGATCGACGTCATGAAGAACGTGGTCGCCGCGTTCAATTCCTCGATCCAGTTCAACAAGAAGAACTTCTGGATCGACCCGATCGGCGGCAACCAGTACTTCGTCGGCGTCCAGTATCCCGAAGGGGACATCAAGTCGATCGAGACCTTGCTGAACATACCGATCACCAGCACCGACCAGCGCAAGGCGATCCCGCTTCGCAACCTGATCACGCTCCGCAAGACCACCGTGCCGACCGAAGTGACCCACGACAACATCCAGCCGACGATCGACCTGGCGATGGGCGTTTACGGCCGCGACCTCGGCCACATCTCCGACGACGTGACCGCCGTCGTCGACGCCTTCGGCGTGAAGCAGGCGGACGGGTCGTGGCAGCCCTTCGATCCTTCGTCCAGCCGCAAGCAGCTCCTGAAAGGCTCGAAGATCGTGCTCAGCGGCGAGTACTCGCGGATGCAGGACACCTTCCGCAACCTCGGCTTCGGACTGATCGGCGCATCGGTTCTGATTTACTTCCTGATGGTTGGTCTGGACAAGTCGTGGGTCGTCCCCTTGACCGTCATGCTGATCGTGCCGCTCTGCCTGGTCGGCATCCTGCCGGCCCTCTTCTTCACGGGGACGGCGGTGAATGTGCAGTCGCTGCTCGGGTTCATCTTCGTCGTCGGTATCAAAGTGGCCAACACGGTGTTGATGACCGACTTCGCCCAGGAACTCAGACACTCCGAGTCGCTCACCCCGACTCAGGCGATACTCAAGTCGGCGTCGATCCGGGTCAAGCCGGTCACGATGACGGCGGTCGCGGCGTTCTTCGCCCTGATCCCGGGCGCCCTCGCGCTCGAGCGGGGGAGCGAGGCCAACGCCCCACTCGCCCGCGCCATCCTCGGCGGCCTGCTGGCCGGGGAGCCCGCCACCCTGTTCGTGCTCCCTTGCCTCTATTCGCTCCTGGTGCGCGACCGCGCGGGCGCCCACGACGGCGAGGGCGCTGACGACGCGGCCCCCAACCGCGACAGCGACGAATTCGCGGTGGATGTCGACGAATACTAG